DNA from Lemur catta isolate mLemCat1 chromosome 7, mLemCat1.pri, whole genome shotgun sequence:
GGTGGCCCCAGTAGACTCTGCCATTGGATCCCTCCTTTAGCAGTCCTTGGACCTCCTTTGGGAAGGAAGTGAAAGGTGTTGGGTGAgcaaaggaggggagagggaggggggagatcAGGACAAGCTAAGGCTCTGCCATCTTGCCAGGGCAGATGTGGAGGCCGAGTCCAGGCTCAGGCTGGTGATGCTGGAGAAGGAGCTGCTCCGAGATCACTTGGGTAAGGAGGATGGCAGCTGGGGACAGGACAATGGGGACAGCGCAATGGGACATTTCTGTACCCTTGGGGATTGAAGAGTTAGAGCTTTGGTGGGGGGCTAAGCCGACTCTAACCATCTTCTAGGGGGAAAAGACTGCAAAGGAAGGGTGGGCAGTGAGGGCTGATGAAGGAAGCTATTTTTTACAGCCAGAACATGAAGTTTTTACTTCTTAATAATGAAGAGCCAGTGAGATTCTAGGggtaaaaaaaacccagatgtcCTACAGCCAGATTTCCAGAGTCTATCAAGCCCACAGGGGCTGCTGCAGCAGAACCCCCAGCCAGTCCTGAGGACAGCTCTGGGACTGTTCACAGCTCTACGCAGGGATGAGGCACGTCGAGCTAAGGCTTCTGAGGACCAGCTGAGGCGGCAGTTGCGTGGGTTGGAGGCTGACCTGGAAGGGGCCCGGAGTGAAGGGAAGGCCATATATGCAGGTATGTGGTCGGCTGAGCAGGTGGGCAGGAGATAGGGGCCTGGAGGAGCACAACTAAGAGGGCTAAAGGATGCAAGGAAGGGAACAAGGAGGGCATCTGCCAGGTCTAGTCTCAGCCTCCCCTGCTCAGTACAAATCGTACAAATCAGGCAGGATACGGAAGGAACCAAAGGAAGGTCTGTGAGATCCCAGGCAGGGACCTGCCTTCCAGGGTGTCTGATGCCATATGCTTGGTGCTTTGTGGGGTACAAAATGCAGCCACAGCCATTATCTCATTCATGCCATAGGTGGGGAGAAGGACTAGAATGCCCATCCTAACCGGAGACAGGGAAGGGGGTCTGGTTTCCTATCCCCTTGCCAGGTTTTCAGGGTCTCCCAGCTTTTCAGAATCACAAGAACCTAGAAGGCCTTTGTACTCCTGCCCCACTGACCAAGTAGCCTTCCCCACCTAcagctttatttcctttctccgtccctctccccaaccccagagATGAGTCACCAGTGCCGGGCCCTGCAGGAGGAGATGGAGACCCGCAGCAAGCAGCTGGAGGTAGAAGTGAGGGACCTTCGGGAGCAGCTGGGTAggcttcccctccctcccagccctttCTCTCCAAGGGTCATGAGGAGCCAGCATGTGAAGGGGTGCAGGGGTGGACTTGGAAGGCCCTTCTCTAGAAGGCTGCAGTCTGGGCTCTGGGATCACCATCGGCTCTCCACCACTGAGAACCAGAGCAGAGGGTTCAGGGTGGCAAGAATCTCTAAGTTATAAGGAAAGAAGGGATAGGTCTCTCACCCCATTTCCCCCTTTGCTTGGTCTCTCCAAATCAAGCCGTAACTCCACGCCACTGCCATGTCTCTTGTGAGCAAAACATATTCTCTCTTAGTTTAGCTGATTTTTACAATGAAACGAAAATGTTAGACTTATTCCCTTCTATATTTTCAGGTCCTAGCACCTGGTTTGTttgccaaataaatgaataagtgaaaatattaaaaacaggaaGCCTTTGCTTCTCTTCCCTCTTGCTTACAGAAAAATGTTGCAACATCTGAGCGTGACACTTGAGGTCTTTCACCACTTTGGCctcaaagttttcttttcctaaaatatctTCAGTTTAGCTATGGATGTTCATGGAGCTGCTTCTCTGTCATGCAGACCCCGGGTTCCTTTCCTAACCTTTGCCTTATCTCGAATTCAAAGTCAATCAATGTTTATTGGGCACCTCCTGTATACTAGGTGCTTTGCCATCCATTATCATGTTTAAAGGTCACAGTGAGCCTGTGAGGTGTGTatcattctgtttttaaagatgaagacaccgaggctcagagagagacTTGACCAAGGTTACCTAAGGTTACCAAGTTACCAGACTTTGGACCCTTCTCCTGTCCCAAGCCCTCACTCTCTACTACACCTCAATGGATCTTCAGCTTTTACAGGGACTACAGGAAAGTTGATGACCCCTGGGGAGTCTGGAATGATCCCACTCAAGGTGCCCTTTTTAGATACTTTTGGAGACTCTGTTCAAGGGTAGAGCATCACCATACTGTTCTTTcatcctctgccctgcccccagagACATGCcagcgggaggctgaggctgcacgGGAAGAAGCTGAGCAAGCCCTCAGAGAGCGCGACCAGACCCTGGCTCTGCTTCGGGCCCACGTGGCAGACATGGAGGCCAAGTATGAGGACATCTTACATGTAAGCATCACCCTGTGGAGCCCAGCCGCCCCGATGCCCAGCACTCCTCCATGCCACAACCCGGGGGTAAGGAGGAGAAGCGTCTCCAAGGGATGCATCTTCAGCATGGTGTGTTCTGAGGGGCAGGGGCTAGAGGGTGGGGACAAGAATGTGCACCATGCTGTCTGCTCCATCCTGGGGCAGACAGAGCGTACAACCATGCCCACCAGCTCAGaataagaatttcaagaaaacaCTGGCAAGGAAACTTACAAACAAACCTGGGGCAACTCTCACCCCTGCCGTCTCTCTTCCTGGGGGCTGAAATCTTGTCTGCAGGGCAGCCTGGACCAGCTCTTGGCTAAGCTGAGAACCAGCAAGCCTCAGTGGGATGCAGCTGTGCTGAGGCTCCACGCCAGGCACAAGGAGCAGCTGCGCCAGTTTGGACTCAACCCCCTGGATCTTTGAGGCTGCCAGACTCTAGTCTCTGGGGTCCTCTGAGGCCCCAGCAATAAAGCTTCTTGACATAGAACTCAACAGAGCTGTGGGCTGTGGCCTTTTGGCAGAGAGGAGTGGCTCTCATGGGGACAACTCAGTTCAGGGTTGACCCATTATCCTGGAGACTGAGGAGAGAAGATAAATTTAACCAGGTCTCAATGCCTCTCTTACAGAAACTGGGTCCCACCCCTTGAGCCTGGGGCCCTTTTACTGTGATTCTTCTGCAGTGTGAAGTAGGAGATCTTGTGTCTCCAGTGCTTCAGATCAGGAGGCGCATCAAAGCCAATGTGGGGCATCGTGGGTCcactgcccctcacccccagcaaCACAAACGCAGGCAGCCAGATTTATGGAGAATGGCCATTTCTATAACAAACGCAACAGTGACCAGGCACCACCCTGACAATCCCAAGGTGCTCAAAGATCCTGGAGTCATACATAAGGCAAGGTCCAGATGGCTTCAATCCTCTGTCAGGGTGGGGAAGCTGTGGCCTAAAGGCCAAAGAAAAAATCCTAGCCGGCCCCACAGCCCACAACTTCACCTTGGGGCACAGCTCTCCAAAGCTCCCATAGGACATCCTCTGGGGCCCCAGGCTCCCTCATGGGCCTATCTGAGACCTGTGACCACACCCTGTCCTGGGAGGCAGGTCCATGGGAAGGGAGGGAGCCCCTGGGCAACCCTGTGATTGGTGGTGTGTGAGTCCTAGGGCTCCGGCCCTCTAGCTTGGAGAGGGTATCTCAGTCTGGAGAGTGAAGACAGGAAAGCCACTGGGTCGATCTGTGCCAAGCAGGGGTGCTTTACAGCAGATCTGAGGCCAGAGCCCAATCCTATGCAGAGACAGAAGGGAGAAGGTCATTCTAGGACCAGAAGAGTTCcttttccctgcccctccctgtccTGGAATGTCC
Protein-coding regions in this window:
- the CCDC153 gene encoding coiled-coil domain-containing protein 153 isoform X2, with the translated sequence MPPKTKEKGRKAGAQKKKKNSGADVEAESRLRLVMLEKELLRDHLALRRDEARRAKASEDQLRRQLRGLEADLEGARSEGKAIYAEMSHQCRALQEEMETRSKQLEVEVRDLREQLETCQREAEAAREEAEQALRERDQTLALLRAHVADMEAKYEDILHGSLDQLLAKLRTSKPQWDAAVLRLHARHKEQLRQFGLNPLDL
- the CCDC153 gene encoding coiled-coil domain-containing protein 153 isoform X4, translating into MLEKELLRDHLALRRDEARRAKASEDQLRRQLRGLEADLEGARSEGKAIYAEMSHQCRALQEEMETRSKQLEVEVRDLREQLETCQREAEAAREEAEQALRERDQTLALLRAHVADMEAKYEDILHVSITLWSPAAPMPSTPPCHNPGVRRRSVSKGCIFSMVCSEGQGLEGGDKNVHHAVCSILGQTERTTMPTSSE
- the CCDC153 gene encoding coiled-coil domain-containing protein 153 isoform X1 yields the protein MPPKTKEKGRKAGAQKKKKNSGADVEAESRLRLVMLEKELLRDHLALRRDEARRAKASEDQLRRQLRGLEADLEGARSEGKAIYAEMSHQCRALQEEMETRSKQLEVEVRDLREQLETCQREAEAAREEAEQALRERDQTLALLRAHVADMEAKYEDILHVSITLWSPAAPMPSTPPCHNPGVRRRSVSKGCIFSMVCSEGQGLEGGDKNVHHAVCSILGQTERTTMPTSSE
- the CCDC153 gene encoding coiled-coil domain-containing protein 153 isoform X3; protein product: MPPKTKEKGRKAGAQKKKKNSGADVEAESRLRLVMLEKELLRDHLALRRDEARRAKASEDQLRRQLRGLEADLEGARSEGKAIYAETCQREAEAAREEAEQALRERDQTLALLRAHVADMEAKYEDILHVSITLWSPAAPMPSTPPCHNPGVRRRSVSKGCIFSMVCSEGQGLEGGDKNVHHAVCSILGQTERTTMPTSSE